In a genomic window of Streptomyces sp. NBC_00525:
- a CDS encoding glycosyltransferase family 2 protein, whose amino-acid sequence MPLVSVVMPVYNSAATLGAAVRSVLTQTHTDVELLITDDQSSDESMDLLREFAAQDERVLPRTAPERGGAGRARNLAMERARGDYVAFLDSDDMWLPEKTEKQLAFAAGGTAPLTFTSYYKMDADHAGESVDWVPNGRVIRARAHVDYRAMLRRDYIGALTAMYDRNALGTRLMPEMRKRQDYALWLSIMRDGADARGLAEPLAVYRAGQATSLSSNKMSLVKYNWSLYREHEHLSVPRATRALAGAAWQSLRNSRI is encoded by the coding sequence GTGCCCCTGGTGTCTGTCGTGATGCCCGTCTACAACTCGGCGGCCACCCTTGGCGCGGCCGTCCGGTCGGTGCTCACCCAGACGCACACGGACGTGGAGCTGCTGATCACCGACGACCAGTCCTCCGACGAGTCGATGGACCTGCTGCGCGAGTTCGCCGCCCAGGACGAACGCGTACTGCCGCGGACGGCGCCCGAGCGGGGCGGCGCGGGCCGGGCCCGTAACCTCGCCATGGAGCGCGCCCGCGGCGACTACGTCGCGTTCCTCGACTCCGACGACATGTGGCTGCCGGAGAAGACGGAGAAGCAGCTCGCCTTCGCCGCCGGAGGCACCGCGCCGCTGACGTTCACGAGCTACTACAAGATGGACGCCGACCATGCCGGCGAGAGCGTCGACTGGGTGCCCAACGGGCGGGTGATCCGCGCCCGCGCCCACGTGGACTACCGCGCGATGCTGCGCCGCGACTACATCGGCGCGCTCACCGCCATGTACGACCGCAACGCGCTGGGCACCCGGCTCATGCCGGAGATGCGCAAGCGCCAGGACTACGCGCTGTGGCTGTCGATCATGCGCGACGGCGCGGACGCCCGCGGCCTGGCCGAGCCGCTCGCGGTGTACCGGGCCGGCCAGGCGACCTCGCTGTCCTCCAACAAGATGTCCCTGGTCAAGTACAACTGGTCCCTGTACCGCGAGCACGAGCACCTCTCCGTTCCGAGGGCGACACGGGCCCTGGCGGGCGCGGCGTGGCAGTCGCTGCGCAACTCGCGGATCTGA
- a CDS encoding SGNH/GDSL hydrolase family protein has product MRHRVSRLRTRALAVGLALAASALLPSGSAGAADSYEWAALGDSYTAGVFVGAPQPPLGDASRDGCDRTENAYPDLVDRELAEFPPGKPVNLTNVSCGGAVISDIARTGQTPISPVQPPEGGWPAVDTQIKRAGLDEETDVVTIGVGGNSLPFAGILTTCLEKGTIGQSCRDYFTDPPEGEESITDKLARVQDEYIGMLAEVHRAAPNAEVITVGYPAVLPEDSGDCNRLALTELSLITHADVDWLRDDVLKPLNRTIQRVSSFFGDRYVDVYSSSEGHDVCRPADTKWVEGICGNAENFWPAAIPGIPLNCAVVGKKLTLVHPNAEGHANTAAHVERAIRISLLER; this is encoded by the coding sequence ATGCGACACCGTGTGTCACGCCTGCGTACACGCGCCCTGGCCGTCGGACTCGCCCTGGCGGCGTCCGCGCTGCTGCCCTCCGGCTCCGCCGGGGCGGCGGACTCGTACGAATGGGCCGCGCTGGGTGACTCGTACACCGCCGGCGTCTTCGTCGGCGCCCCGCAGCCGCCGCTCGGCGACGCCTCGCGGGACGGCTGCGACCGCACCGAGAACGCCTATCCGGACCTCGTGGACCGCGAGCTTGCCGAGTTCCCGCCGGGCAAGCCCGTCAACCTGACGAACGTGAGCTGCGGCGGCGCCGTGATCTCCGACATCGCCAGGACCGGGCAGACCCCGATCAGCCCGGTGCAGCCGCCCGAGGGCGGCTGGCCGGCCGTGGACACGCAGATCAAGCGGGCCGGTCTCGACGAGGAGACGGACGTCGTCACCATCGGCGTCGGCGGCAACAGCCTGCCGTTCGCCGGCATCCTGACCACCTGCCTGGAGAAGGGCACGATCGGCCAGTCCTGCCGCGACTACTTCACCGACCCGCCCGAGGGCGAGGAGAGCATCACCGACAAGCTCGCCAGGGTGCAGGACGAGTACATCGGGATGCTCGCCGAGGTGCACCGGGCCGCGCCCAACGCCGAGGTCATCACGGTCGGATACCCGGCCGTCCTCCCCGAGGACAGCGGCGACTGCAACCGCCTGGCCCTCACCGAACTGAGCCTGATCACCCATGCCGATGTCGACTGGTTGCGCGACGACGTCCTCAAGCCGCTGAACAGGACGATCCAGCGGGTGAGCAGCTTCTTCGGCGACCGTTACGTAGACGTCTACTCCTCCAGCGAGGGCCATGACGTCTGCCGGCCCGCGGACACCAAGTGGGTCGAGGGCATCTGCGGCAACGCGGAGAACTTCTGGCCGGCCGCGATCCCCGGCATCCCGCTGAACTGCGCCGTCGTCGGCAAGAAGCTCACCCTGGTCCACCCCAACGCCGAGGGCCACGCCAACACGGCGGCCCACGTCGAACGCGCCATCCGCATCTCCCTGCTCGAACGCTGA